Proteins encoded by one window of Lycium barbarum isolate Lr01 chromosome 11, ASM1917538v2, whole genome shotgun sequence:
- the LOC132616917 gene encoding WD-40 repeat-containing protein MSI4-like isoform X1, which translates to METTPSSQPKRRGRPKGSSTKSKDEKESHRMRGSVDKRAASVDEKYVQWKSLVPVLYDWFANHNLVWPSLSCRWGPIIEQGSLKNRQRLYLSEQTDKSVPNTLIIANCDVVKPRVAAENHIANFNEEARSPFVKKYKTIIHPGEVNRIRELPQNKNIVATHTDGPEVLIWDIEAQPNKHAVAGAAASRPDLVLSGHQDNAEFALALSPMEPFVLSGGKDKTVVLWSIQDHISTLAADEPKSAGSAGSIIKSADNPSIGPRGIFLGHDDTVEDVQFCPSSSQEFCSVGDDSCLILWDARVGNNPVVKVEKAHDADLHCVDWNPHNDNLIITGSADNSVRLFDRRNLTSDGVGSPVHMFEHHTAAVLCVQWCPDRSSVFGSSAEDGLLNIWDYEKVGETKDTEAKSEDDPPPGLFFQHAGHRDKIVDFHWNALDPWTIVSVSDDLETNSGGGTLQIWRMTDLLYRPEKEVLAEMQQFKDHVSKCAPKSKA; encoded by the exons ATGGAAACAACACCTTCTTCTCAACCCAAAAGGCGTGGCAGACCAAAGGGTTCTTCCACCAAATCCAAAGACGAAAAGGAATCCCACAGGATGAGAGGCAGTGTTGACAAAAGAGCTGCTTCTGTTGATGAGAAATATGTTCAGTGGAAATCACTCGTTCCAGTTCTCTATGACTGGTTCGCTAATCACAACCTCGTTTGGCCTTCCCTCTCTTGCAG GTGGGGTCCAATAATTGAGCAGGGTTCTCTGAAAAACCGCCAGCGACTCTACCTTTCTGAACAG ACGGATAAGTCAGTGCCTAATACTTTGATCATCGCCAATTGTGATGTGGTTAAGCCCAGGGTTGCAGCAGAAAATCACATTGCAAAT TTCAATGAAGAAGCACGCTCGCCATTTGTGAAGAAGTACAAAACCATAATACATCCGGGAGAG GTTAACAGAATTAGAGAACTCCCACAGAACAAAAACATAGTGGCAACCCATACTGATGGTCCTGAA GTTCTCATTTGGGACATCGAAGCTCAGCCTAACAAGCATGCTGTCGCTGGTGCTGCTGCTTCACGTCCGGATCTG GTATTGAGTGGGCATCAAGACAATGCAGAATTTGCTCTGGCCCTGAGCCCCATGGAGCCCTTTGTCCTCTCTGGAG GAAAGGACAAAACTGTGGTCTTGTGGAGCATTCAAGACCACATTTCAACATTGGCAGCAGACGAACCCAAGTCTGCAGGATCAGCTGGCTCCATAATTAAGTCCGCTGATAATCCTTCAATTGGACCACGTGGTATCTTCCTGGGCCATGATGATACTGTAGAAGATGTTCAGTTTTGCCCTTCAAG TTCACAGGAATTTTGTAGTGTTGGTGATGATTCATGCCTCATACTATGGGATGCTCGAGTTGGTAACAATCCTGTTGTAAAG GTTGAGAAAGCGCATGATGCTGATCTTCATTGCGTCGACTGGAATCCTCATAATGACAATCTTATCATAACCGG GTCCGCTGATAATTCGGTTCGCTTGTTTGACCGGCGAAATTTAACTTCGGATGGGGTTGGATCACCGGTACATATGTTTGAACATCACACAGCCGCAGTTCTCTGTGTTCAG TGGTGTCCGGATAGGTCTTCTGTGTTTGGGAGCTCTGCAGAGGATGGTCTGTTAAATATTTGGGACTATGAGAAG GTTGGTGAAACAAAAGATACTGAAGCTAAATCTGAAGATGATCCTCCTCCAGGCTTATTTTTTCAGCATGCTGGCCACAG GGATAAAATTGTGGACTTTCACTGGAATGCATTGGATCCATGGACTATTGTTAGTGTGTCTGATGACTTGGAGACCAACAGTGGAGGCGGCACACTACAG ATATGGCGCATGACTGATTTGTTGTACCGGCCGGAGAAGGAAGTCTTGGCTGAGATGCAACAGTTCAAGGACCATGTGAGCAAGTGTGCTCCAAAGTCCAAAGCCTGA
- the LOC132616917 gene encoding WD-40 repeat-containing protein MSI4-like isoform X2: protein MGVTMYGEKYGMWKSNISMLYDLFANHSSKWPLLSCRWGPIIEQGSLKNRQRLYLSEQTDKSVPNTLIIANCDVVKPRVAAENHIANFNEEARSPFVKKYKTIIHPGEVNRIRELPQNKNIVATHTDGPEVLIWDIEAQPNKHAVAGAAASRPDLVLSGHQDNAEFALALSPMEPFVLSGGKDKTVVLWSIQDHISTLAADEPKSAGSAGSIIKSADNPSIGPRGIFLGHDDTVEDVQFCPSSSQEFCSVGDDSCLILWDARVGNNPVVKVEKAHDADLHCVDWNPHNDNLIITGSADNSVRLFDRRNLTSDGVGSPVHMFEHHTAAVLCVQWCPDRSSVFGSSAEDGLLNIWDYEKVGETKDTEAKSEDDPPPGLFFQHAGHRDKIVDFHWNALDPWTIVSVSDDLETNSGGGTLQIWRMTDLLYRPEKEVLAEMQQFKDHVSKCAPKSKA, encoded by the exons ATGGGAGTAACCATGTACGGTGAAAAGTATGGGATGTGGAAGTCTAATATTAGTATGCTGTATGATTTGTTCGCTAATCATAGCAGTAAATGGCCTCTTCTTTCTTGCCG GTGGGGTCCAATAATTGAGCAGGGTTCTCTGAAAAACCGCCAGCGACTCTACCTTTCTGAACAG ACGGATAAGTCAGTGCCTAATACTTTGATCATCGCCAATTGTGATGTGGTTAAGCCCAGGGTTGCAGCAGAAAATCACATTGCAAAT TTCAATGAAGAAGCACGCTCGCCATTTGTGAAGAAGTACAAAACCATAATACATCCGGGAGAG GTTAACAGAATTAGAGAACTCCCACAGAACAAAAACATAGTGGCAACCCATACTGATGGTCCTGAA GTTCTCATTTGGGACATCGAAGCTCAGCCTAACAAGCATGCTGTCGCTGGTGCTGCTGCTTCACGTCCGGATCTG GTATTGAGTGGGCATCAAGACAATGCAGAATTTGCTCTGGCCCTGAGCCCCATGGAGCCCTTTGTCCTCTCTGGAG GAAAGGACAAAACTGTGGTCTTGTGGAGCATTCAAGACCACATTTCAACATTGGCAGCAGACGAACCCAAGTCTGCAGGATCAGCTGGCTCCATAATTAAGTCCGCTGATAATCCTTCAATTGGACCACGTGGTATCTTCCTGGGCCATGATGATACTGTAGAAGATGTTCAGTTTTGCCCTTCAAG TTCACAGGAATTTTGTAGTGTTGGTGATGATTCATGCCTCATACTATGGGATGCTCGAGTTGGTAACAATCCTGTTGTAAAG GTTGAGAAAGCGCATGATGCTGATCTTCATTGCGTCGACTGGAATCCTCATAATGACAATCTTATCATAACCGG GTCCGCTGATAATTCGGTTCGCTTGTTTGACCGGCGAAATTTAACTTCGGATGGGGTTGGATCACCGGTACATATGTTTGAACATCACACAGCCGCAGTTCTCTGTGTTCAG TGGTGTCCGGATAGGTCTTCTGTGTTTGGGAGCTCTGCAGAGGATGGTCTGTTAAATATTTGGGACTATGAGAAG GTTGGTGAAACAAAAGATACTGAAGCTAAATCTGAAGATGATCCTCCTCCAGGCTTATTTTTTCAGCATGCTGGCCACAG GGATAAAATTGTGGACTTTCACTGGAATGCATTGGATCCATGGACTATTGTTAGTGTGTCTGATGACTTGGAGACCAACAGTGGAGGCGGCACACTACAG ATATGGCGCATGACTGATTTGTTGTACCGGCCGGAGAAGGAAGTCTTGGCTGAGATGCAACAGTTCAAGGACCATGTGAGCAAGTGTGCTCCAAAGTCCAAAGCCTGA